A single region of the Leisingera thetidis genome encodes:
- a CDS encoding CmpA/NrtA family ABC transporter substrate-binding protein has product MKTLIMALAASTALTGPAVARTLDLEKDVLTFGFIKLTDMAPLAVAYEQGFFDDEGLFVTLEAQANWKVLLDGVIDGTLDGAHMLAGQPLAATIGYGTEAHIITPFSMDLNGNGITLSNEVWEMMKPNLPTDADGKIAHPISASYLKPVIEDFNAKGKPFNMGMVFPVSTHNYELRYWLAAGGINPGYYSPENVTGQIAAEAFLSVTPPPQMPATLEAGTISGYCVGEPWNQQAVFKGIGVPVITDYELWKNNPEKVFGITAEFAEEYPNTTLAVVKALIRAAMWLDESENANRPAAVEILSRPEYVGADPEVIANSMTGTFEYEKGDKRAVPDFNVFFRYNATYPYYSDAVWYLTQMRRWGQIPDPKPDSWFDEIARSVYKPDIYLEAARLLVEEGLANEAGFPWDSDGYKVPTPAADIIDGIPYDGKHPNAYLESLPIGLKGKQTVTGNAVQG; this is encoded by the coding sequence ATGAAGACACTCATCATGGCGCTTGCGGCCTCCACCGCACTGACCGGACCGGCAGTGGCCAGAACGCTTGATCTGGAAAAGGATGTGCTGACCTTCGGCTTTATCAAGTTGACGGATATGGCGCCGCTGGCGGTTGCTTACGAGCAGGGGTTTTTCGACGATGAAGGCCTGTTTGTCACGCTGGAAGCGCAGGCCAACTGGAAAGTGCTGCTGGACGGCGTCATCGACGGCACCCTGGACGGCGCCCACATGCTGGCGGGGCAGCCACTGGCGGCGACCATCGGCTATGGCACCGAGGCGCATATCATCACGCCGTTTTCCATGGATCTGAACGGCAACGGCATCACCCTGTCCAACGAGGTCTGGGAGATGATGAAGCCGAACCTGCCGACCGATGCGGACGGCAAGATCGCGCATCCGATCTCTGCCTCCTATCTGAAGCCGGTGATCGAGGACTTCAACGCCAAGGGCAAACCCTTCAACATGGGCATGGTGTTTCCGGTCTCGACCCACAATTACGAGCTGCGCTACTGGCTGGCAGCGGGCGGCATCAACCCTGGCTACTACAGCCCGGAAAATGTGACAGGCCAGATCGCCGCCGAGGCCTTTCTGTCGGTGACCCCGCCGCCGCAGATGCCCGCCACGCTGGAGGCCGGCACCATCTCCGGCTACTGCGTGGGCGAGCCGTGGAACCAGCAGGCGGTGTTCAAGGGCATCGGCGTGCCGGTCATCACCGACTACGAGCTGTGGAAGAACAACCCGGAAAAGGTCTTTGGCATTACCGCCGAGTTTGCCGAGGAATACCCCAACACCACGCTGGCCGTCGTCAAGGCGCTGATCCGCGCTGCAATGTGGCTGGACGAGAGCGAAAATGCGAACCGCCCGGCTGCGGTGGAGATTCTAAGCCGACCGGAATACGTCGGCGCCGATCCCGAGGTCATTGCCAATTCGATGACCGGCACTTTCGAGTATGAAAAGGGCGACAAGCGCGCGGTGCCGGACTTCAACGTCTTCTTCCGCTACAACGCGACCTATCCCTATTACTCGGATGCGGTTTGGTATCTGACCCAGATGCGCCGCTGGGGTCAGATCCCGGACCCCAAGCCCGACAGCTGGTTCGATGAGATCGCCAGATCCGTCTACAAGCCGGACATTTACCTGGAGGCCGCCCGCTTGCTGGTCGAGGAAGGGCTGGCAAATGAGGCCGGTTTTCCTTGGGACAGCGACGGTTACAAGGTGCCGACCCCGGCCGCAGATATCATCGACGGCATCCCCTACGACGGCAAACATCCCAACGCATATCTCGAAAGCCTGCCGATCGGCCTCAAGGGCAAGCAGACCGTGACCGGCAACGCCGTTCAGGGCTGA
- a CDS encoding ABC transporter permease produces MTATDPASLSSEARRARLFTRINRADAWFQVLGLAWITPLIKAAAGDNPKAQIKEIWRLLAVPLLAIIAFLLLWGALAPRVQTSLGAIPGPGQVWEEAVSLHQDAQAKAVKEAAFYERVEQRNERLIRQGKADQAKHIPYTGAPSFYDQIWTSIQTVFFGFLIASAVAIPLGILAGLSPVANAAINPLVQIFKPVSPLAWLPIVTMIVSAVAASGDGLFAKSFLVSAITVTLCSLWPTLINTALGVASIDKDLVNVSKVLKMNTYAKVTKLVLPSALPLIFTGLRLSLGVGWMVLIAAEMLAQNPGLGKFVWDEFQNGSSSSLAKIIVAVLTIGIIGFLLDRVMFALQSLFTFSNNR; encoded by the coding sequence ATGACCGCCACCGACCCCGCATCGCTCAGTTCCGAAGCCCGCCGTGCGCGGCTTTTCACCCGCATCAATAGGGCCGACGCCTGGTTCCAGGTTCTGGGCCTGGCCTGGATCACGCCGCTCATCAAAGCCGCTGCCGGCGACAACCCCAAGGCCCAGATCAAGGAAATCTGGCGCCTGCTGGCAGTGCCGCTGCTGGCCATCATCGCGTTCCTGCTGCTCTGGGGTGCGCTGGCGCCACGGGTTCAGACCTCGCTGGGCGCCATTCCCGGCCCGGGGCAAGTCTGGGAGGAAGCCGTCAGTCTGCATCAGGACGCGCAGGCCAAGGCCGTCAAGGAAGCGGCCTTTTATGAGCGGGTGGAGCAGCGCAATGAGAGGCTGATCAGGCAGGGCAAGGCCGACCAGGCCAAGCATATCCCCTATACCGGCGCGCCGAGCTTTTATGATCAGATCTGGACCTCGATCCAGACCGTATTCTTCGGCTTCCTGATAGCCTCTGCGGTGGCGATCCCGCTGGGCATCCTCGCCGGGCTCTCGCCTGTCGCCAATGCCGCCATCAACCCGCTGGTGCAGATCTTCAAGCCTGTATCGCCGCTGGCCTGGCTGCCGATCGTTACAATGATCGTTTCGGCCGTTGCAGCCTCGGGCGACGGGCTGTTCGCCAAGTCGTTCCTGGTGTCTGCCATCACCGTCACCCTGTGCTCGCTGTGGCCGACTCTGATCAACACGGCGCTGGGCGTTGCTTCGATCGACAAGGATCTGGTCAACGTCTCCAAGGTGCTGAAAATGAACACCTATGCCAAGGTGACCAAGCTGGTGCTGCCCTCGGCCCTGCCGCTGATCTTCACCGGGCTGCGGCTTTCGCTGGGGGTTGGCTGGATGGTGCTGATCGCTGCCGAGATGCTGGCGCAGAATCCCGGACTTGGCAAATTCGTCTGGGACGAATTCCAGAACGGCTCCTCCTCGTCGCTGGCCAAGATCATTGTTGCGGTGCTGACCATCGGCATCATCGGCTTCCTGCTGGACCGGGTGATGTTCGCGCTGCAGTCGCTGTTCACCTTCTCGAACAACCGGTGA
- a CDS encoding ABC transporter ATP-binding protein produces the protein MSILEFTNVCKSFGEGAHRSDVLKNISLSVQEGEFLVLLGFSGTGKTTLVNLMAGLERPTSGSVTFKGQKITGPGPERGVIFQSYSLMPWLTVAGNVGLAVDTIFPGLPKGEKQAKVDRYVRMVGLSHATHRRPAELSGGMRQRVNVARALAMDPEVLLLDEPLSALDALTRANLADEIEMIWEADKKTCVLITNDVDEAILLADRIIALNPDGSLGREFKVSLSRPRDRSAMNHDKTFKALRAEVTGYLMDAGIKSRAGDTKLLPNVTPVHGLPAAVAEARKSMVDERYLDFSQLYKVYPTPKGPLTVVENFDLKIDKGEFISLIGHSGCGKSTVLTMAAGLNSISQGAIKLDRRHVEGADPERAVVFQSPNLFPWLTARENCAIGVDKVYPKASQAERQDVVEHYLERVGLGDAMEKPAHAMSNGMQQRVGIARAFALSPKLLLLDEPFGMLDSLTRWELQEVLMEVWSRTKVTAICVTHDVDEAILLADRVVMMTNGPQATIGKITKVDLPRPRTRKALLEHPDYYTYRQEVLDFLEEYEHGAKPAPKPAADKIAAE, from the coding sequence ATGAGCATTCTAGAATTCACCAATGTCTGCAAAAGCTTCGGCGAAGGCGCACACCGCAGTGATGTGCTGAAGAACATCAGCCTCAGCGTTCAGGAGGGCGAATTCCTGGTGCTTCTCGGTTTCTCCGGAACAGGCAAGACGACGCTGGTCAACCTGATGGCCGGGCTGGAGAGGCCGACCTCCGGCAGCGTCACCTTCAAGGGGCAGAAAATCACCGGCCCCGGCCCCGAACGCGGCGTAATCTTTCAAAGCTATTCGCTGATGCCCTGGCTGACGGTGGCGGGCAACGTCGGGCTGGCGGTGGACACCATCTTTCCCGGCCTGCCCAAGGGTGAAAAACAGGCCAAGGTGGACCGTTACGTCAGGATGGTCGGCCTGAGCCACGCCACTCATCGCCGCCCGGCTGAACTCTCCGGCGGCATGCGCCAGCGGGTCAACGTGGCCCGCGCCTTGGCGATGGATCCGGAGGTCCTGCTGCTGGACGAGCCGCTGTCGGCGCTGGATGCGCTGACCCGCGCCAATCTGGCGGATGAGATCGAGATGATCTGGGAGGCGGACAAGAAGACCTGCGTGCTGATCACCAATGACGTGGATGAGGCAATTCTGCTGGCGGACCGCATCATCGCGCTGAACCCGGATGGATCGCTGGGGAGGGAGTTTAAGGTTTCACTGTCCCGTCCGCGCGACCGCAGCGCCATGAACCATGACAAGACCTTCAAGGCTTTGCGCGCTGAGGTCACCGGGTACCTGATGGACGCAGGCATCAAGTCCCGGGCCGGGGATACCAAATTACTGCCAAATGTGACGCCGGTTCACGGCCTGCCTGCTGCTGTCGCCGAGGCCAGAAAGTCGATGGTTGACGAACGCTATCTCGACTTTTCTCAGCTTTACAAGGTCTACCCGACTCCCAAGGGGCCATTGACGGTGGTCGAAAATTTCGATCTCAAGATCGACAAGGGAGAGTTCATCTCGCTGATCGGCCACTCGGGCTGCGGCAAGTCCACCGTGCTGACCATGGCGGCGGGGCTGAACTCCATCTCCCAGGGGGCGATCAAGCTGGACCGCCGCCACGTCGAAGGTGCTGATCCGGAGCGTGCCGTTGTGTTCCAGTCGCCGAACCTGTTTCCATGGCTGACCGCGCGCGAGAATTGCGCCATCGGTGTGGACAAGGTTTATCCCAAGGCATCTCAGGCAGAGCGGCAGGATGTGGTGGAACACTATCTCGAGCGCGTCGGCCTGGGGGATGCGATGGAAAAGCCCGCGCATGCGATGTCGAACGGCATGCAGCAGCGGGTTGGCATCGCCCGCGCCTTTGCGCTGTCGCCCAAGCTGCTGCTGCTCGATGAACCCTTCGGCATGCTCGACAGCCTGACCCGCTGGGAGCTGCAGGAGGTGTTGATGGAGGTCTGGTCCCGCACCAAGGTCACCGCGATCTGCGTCACCCATGACGTCGACGAGGCGATCCTGTTGGCCGACCGGGTTGTGATGATGACCAACGGCCCGCAGGCCACCATCGGCAAGATCACAAAGGTGGACCTGCCGCGCCCGCGTACCCGCAAGGCGCTGCTGGAGCACCCGGATTACTACACCTACCGGCAGGAGGTGCTCGATTTCCTGGAGGAATACGAGCACGGGGCCAAGCCGGCCCCCAAACCGGCCGCAGACAAGATTGCAGCGGAGTGA
- the nirB gene encoding nitrite reductase large subunit NirB, with the protein MTQKLVIIGAGMASGRVIEHLLDADPSAYDITLFNAEPRGNYNRIMLSPVLSGDKTYEDIVTHSDAWYAERGITCRFGEHVVKIDREMKVVEGENGHVPYDKLVIATGSAPFIIPVPGHDLPRVISYRDLDDTNAMIAAAAKGGKAVVIGGGLLGLEAAAGLKERGMDVTVLHLMGHLMERQLDEAAGYLLRKDLEARGITVKTQASTKAVLGEDRAQAVLLDSGETLGADLVVMAVGIRPETRLANDAHLEVARGIEVNAQMQTSDPDVYAVGECVEFGGHLFGLVAPLYDQAKVLADSLLDLPNAFVVKELATKLKVTGCDLFSAGDFAEAEGREDIVFRDPSRGVYKRLVIEDDRLVGAVMYGDTADGSWFFGLIKDGTDIEDMRETLIFGPAFQGGASADPLSAVAALPPEAEICGCNGVCKGQITSAIEGGATDLGAIRAETKASASCGTCTGLVEQLLSVTLGGDYAAPQAQPVCGCTSHTHEDVRRLIKGRELKSQAAVWQELGWTTPNGCHVCRPAVNYYLLADWPLEYRDDPQSRFVNERKHANIQKDGTFSVVPRMWGGITTPDELRAIADAADKYDVPTVKVTGGQRIDLLGVRGEDLPAIWGDLNRAGLVSGHAYSKGLRTVKTCVGTDHCRFGTQDSTGLGIKLEKHLWGSWTPHKLKLAVSGCPRNCAEATCKDIGVVCVDSGFEIHVGGAAGMEIKGTELLCKVATEKEAIEVISAMTQIYRENARYLDRIYKWLDRVGLDWVKAQIVHDIRNRRALADRFALSQSVYRKDPWAEHAQESPARAQYAPLANLTLEAAE; encoded by the coding sequence ATGACCCAGAAACTCGTCATCATCGGGGCCGGCATGGCCTCTGGCCGGGTGATCGAGCATCTGCTCGACGCGGACCCAAGTGCTTATGACATTACCCTGTTCAATGCCGAGCCGCGCGGCAATTACAACCGCATCATGCTGAGCCCGGTGCTGTCGGGCGACAAGACCTATGAGGACATCGTCACACATTCGGACGCGTGGTACGCGGAGCGCGGCATCACTTGCCGCTTCGGCGAGCATGTGGTGAAGATCGACCGCGAGATGAAGGTTGTCGAAGGCGAGAACGGCCATGTGCCGTATGACAAGCTGGTGATCGCCACCGGTTCCGCCCCTTTCATCATCCCGGTGCCGGGCCACGATCTGCCGAGGGTGATCTCCTACCGCGATCTGGACGACACCAACGCGATGATCGCCGCCGCCGCCAAGGGCGGCAAGGCGGTGGTGATCGGCGGCGGCCTGTTGGGGCTTGAGGCGGCGGCGGGGCTCAAGGAGCGCGGCATGGACGTGACCGTGCTGCACCTGATGGGCCACCTGATGGAGCGCCAGCTGGACGAGGCCGCAGGATACCTGCTGCGCAAGGATCTGGAGGCGCGCGGCATCACAGTAAAAACCCAGGCCTCGACCAAGGCGGTACTGGGCGAGGATCGCGCGCAAGCCGTGCTCTTGGACAGCGGCGAGACTCTGGGGGCCGATCTGGTGGTGATGGCTGTGGGCATCCGCCCAGAGACCCGACTGGCCAATGACGCGCATCTGGAGGTTGCGCGCGGCATCGAAGTGAACGCGCAGATGCAGACCTCGGACCCGGATGTCTATGCGGTCGGCGAATGCGTGGAGTTCGGCGGTCATCTGTTTGGCCTCGTCGCGCCGCTATACGATCAGGCCAAAGTGCTGGCGGACAGCCTTTTGGACCTGCCGAATGCCTTCGTGGTCAAGGAGCTGGCCACCAAGCTGAAGGTGACCGGCTGCGATCTGTTCAGCGCCGGGGACTTCGCGGAAGCCGAGGGGCGCGAGGACATCGTCTTCCGCGACCCCTCCCGCGGGGTCTACAAGCGGCTGGTCATTGAAGACGACCGGCTGGTCGGCGCCGTGATGTATGGCGACACCGCTGACGGCAGCTGGTTCTTCGGTCTGATCAAGGACGGCACGGATATCGAGGACATGCGCGAGACGCTGATCTTCGGCCCAGCCTTCCAGGGGGGCGCCTCCGCGGACCCTCTGTCAGCCGTTGCAGCCTTGCCGCCTGAGGCGGAGATCTGCGGCTGCAACGGCGTCTGCAAGGGACAGATCACCAGCGCCATCGAAGGCGGCGCAACGGACCTCGGCGCGATCCGCGCTGAGACCAAGGCCTCGGCCTCCTGCGGCACCTGCACCGGGCTGGTCGAACAGCTCCTGTCGGTGACGCTCGGCGGTGATTACGCGGCCCCCCAGGCGCAGCCCGTCTGCGGCTGCACCAGCCACACCCACGAGGACGTGCGCCGCTTGATCAAAGGCCGGGAACTGAAAAGTCAGGCCGCGGTCTGGCAGGAACTGGGCTGGACCACCCCCAATGGCTGCCATGTCTGCCGCCCGGCGGTGAACTATTACCTGCTGGCGGACTGGCCGCTGGAATACCGAGACGACCCGCAAAGCCGCTTTGTCAATGAGCGCAAGCACGCCAACATCCAGAAGGACGGCACCTTTTCGGTGGTGCCGCGCATGTGGGGCGGCATCACCACGCCTGACGAACTGCGCGCGATTGCCGATGCCGCCGACAAGTATGACGTGCCGACGGTCAAGGTGACCGGCGGGCAGCGCATCGACCTGCTGGGCGTCAGGGGCGAGGACCTGCCTGCAATCTGGGGCGATCTGAACCGGGCCGGGCTGGTATCGGGCCATGCCTATTCCAAGGGGCTGCGCACCGTAAAGACCTGCGTCGGCACCGACCATTGCCGGTTCGGAACCCAGGACAGTACCGGACTGGGCATCAAGCTGGAAAAGCACCTGTGGGGATCGTGGACGCCGCACAAGCTGAAACTGGCGGTCTCCGGCTGCCCGCGCAACTGCGCCGAGGCGACCTGCAAGGACATCGGCGTGGTCTGCGTCGACAGCGGCTTTGAGATCCACGTGGGCGGCGCGGCCGGCATGGAGATCAAGGGCACCGAGCTCCTGTGCAAGGTCGCGACCGAAAAAGAGGCGATCGAGGTCATCTCGGCGATGACCCAGATCTACCGCGAGAACGCCAGGTATCTGGACCGGATCTACAAATGGCTGGACCGCGTCGGGCTGGACTGGGTCAAGGCGCAGATCGTTCACGACATCAGGAACCGCCGGGCGCTGGCAGACCGGTTCGCCCTGTCGCAATCCGTCTACCGCAAAGACCCCTGGGCCGAACACGCGCAGGAAAGCCCCGCGCGGGCGCAATACGCGCCGCTTGCCAATCTCACCCTGGAGGCTGCCGAATGA
- the nirD gene encoding nitrite reductase small subunit NirD, with translation MNWIDIGHIDDIPLRGARVIKTPAGCVGLFRTGPAEVFAAADRCPHKGGPLSEGIVHGQSVTCPLHNWVFDLNTGEAQGADEGRIETYPVRVEADRILIGGITAGKRSAA, from the coding sequence ATGAACTGGATCGATATCGGCCATATTGACGACATCCCCCTGCGCGGTGCCCGGGTGATCAAGACCCCCGCGGGCTGTGTCGGCCTGTTCCGGACCGGCCCGGCGGAGGTCTTTGCCGCCGCCGACCGCTGCCCGCACAAGGGCGGACCGCTGTCTGAAGGCATCGTTCACGGACAAAGCGTGACTTGCCCGCTGCACAACTGGGTGTTCGACCTGAACACCGGCGAAGCGCAGGGAGCCGATGAGGGCCGGATCGAGACCTACCCGGTGCGCGTCGAAGCGGACCGTATTCTGATCGGCGGCATCACCGCCGGCAAGCGGAGCGCAGCCTGA
- a CDS encoding nitrate reductase yields the protein MSSPAPDEIRSTCAYCGVGCGVLLRPDGNGGLAVRGDPDHPANRGRLCSKGLALGETLGLEGRLLAPRVNGLDTDWDSALDLVAGKFRQAIRDHGPDSVAFYVSGQMLTEDYYVANKLMKGFLGSANIDTNSRLCMASSVAGHRRAFGTDTVPGTYDDLEQADLIVLTGSNLAWCHPVLYQRILAAREKRGTKLVVIDPRRTASCDQADMHLKLRAGSDVALFNRLLAALYDGGALDAEYLRHVEGLGETLEAAFASDASVTGLTQEETAEFCDLWRSTEKVVTIFSQGVNQSTTGTDKVNAILNCHLATGRIGKPGCGPFSVTGQPNAMGGREVGGLANVLACHLDIEDAAHRAAVRAFWGAPAMPGQHGLKAVDMFRAAGDGRIKALWIIHTNPAVTMPEAGAVRAAIEACDFTVVSDITAATDTARLADVLLPAAAWAEKDGTVTNSDRTISRQRAALPPPGQARPDWDILADAGRRMGWLSAFDYQSPAQIFREHAALSGIAADLGRDFDISGLADVSDDAYGALEPHRWPVSRRRRGGRFFADGQFFHADGKARMLPVRHQPPAETPGRQYPFRLNTGRIRDQWHTMTRTARSPRLSGHLAEPFAEIHPADADNLGIRPADLLRLHSPHGQAILRARITTDVQPGDLFVPIHWTGETAPSACIGTLVSASTDPVSGQPESKASVVAAERVQAAWFGFAVSSRPMAPQADYWAQSRTAAGYRAELAGLSQIRDLEAAARGMFGMADAKLQMMTDSRRGISRLAFLEDGKLQAALFLSPEPVAVMRDYLSGLPGKSAPWVLTGRVPAEKSDPGPTLCACFNVGVNTILDAIESDGLMSVEQIGAALNAGTNCGSCRPEIASLLENFPTRQAAE from the coding sequence ATGAGCAGCCCCGCACCGGATGAGATCCGCTCCACCTGTGCCTATTGCGGTGTCGGCTGCGGCGTGCTGCTGCGCCCCGACGGAAACGGCGGCCTGGCGGTGCGCGGTGACCCGGACCATCCGGCCAATCGCGGGCGGTTGTGCTCCAAGGGGCTGGCGCTGGGAGAAACCCTGGGGCTGGAGGGCCGCCTGCTGGCCCCGCGGGTGAACGGGCTGGATACCGATTGGGACAGTGCCCTGGATCTGGTCGCCGGCAAATTCCGGCAGGCAATCAGGGATCATGGTCCGGACAGCGTGGCCTTTTATGTCTCGGGTCAGATGCTGACCGAAGACTATTATGTGGCCAACAAGCTGATGAAGGGTTTCCTCGGCTCGGCCAATATCGACACCAATTCGCGGCTGTGCATGGCCTCGTCTGTCGCCGGACACCGCCGGGCCTTCGGCACTGACACGGTGCCCGGCACCTATGACGATCTGGAACAGGCTGACCTGATCGTGCTGACAGGCTCCAATCTCGCCTGGTGCCACCCTGTGCTTTACCAGCGCATTCTGGCTGCCCGGGAAAAGCGCGGCACAAAGCTGGTAGTGATTGACCCGCGCCGCACCGCCAGCTGCGATCAGGCGGACATGCATCTGAAACTGCGCGCGGGCAGCGATGTGGCGCTGTTCAACCGGCTGCTGGCCGCGCTCTATGACGGCGGTGCACTGGATGCGGAATACTTGCGCCATGTCGAAGGGCTGGGCGAGACGCTGGAAGCCGCCTTCGCCTCCGATGCTTCGGTCACCGGGCTGACGCAGGAGGAAACCGCGGAATTCTGCGATCTGTGGCGCAGCACCGAAAAGGTGGTGACCATCTTCAGCCAGGGGGTAAACCAATCCACCACAGGCACCGACAAGGTGAATGCGATCCTGAATTGCCACCTGGCAACCGGGCGGATCGGCAAACCCGGCTGCGGGCCGTTTTCGGTGACCGGCCAGCCCAATGCCATGGGCGGGCGCGAGGTGGGCGGGCTGGCCAATGTGCTGGCCTGTCATCTGGACATCGAAGATGCGGCCCACCGGGCGGCTGTGCGGGCGTTCTGGGGGGCACCCGCAATGCCCGGGCAGCACGGATTGAAAGCCGTCGACATGTTCCGTGCAGCGGGTGACGGCCGGATCAAGGCGCTGTGGATTATTCACACAAACCCTGCAGTGACCATGCCGGAGGCAGGTGCCGTGCGTGCCGCGATCGAGGCCTGCGACTTCACCGTCGTAAGCGACATAACCGCTGCCACCGATACCGCGCGATTGGCGGATGTGCTTCTGCCCGCCGCGGCCTGGGCCGAGAAAGATGGCACCGTCACGAACTCCGACCGCACCATCAGCCGCCAGAGAGCAGCCCTGCCGCCGCCGGGCCAAGCCCGTCCGGATTGGGATATTCTGGCGGACGCGGGCCGCCGGATGGGGTGGCTGTCCGCCTTTGACTATCAGAGCCCGGCGCAGATTTTCCGCGAACACGCAGCCCTCTCGGGTATTGCGGCGGACCTGGGCCGCGATTTTGATATCTCGGGGCTGGCTGATGTGTCGGATGACGCATATGGCGCCCTCGAACCGCACCGATGGCCGGTCAGCCGCCGGCGCCGCGGCGGGCGTTTCTTTGCAGACGGTCAGTTCTTCCACGCGGATGGCAAGGCGCGGATGCTGCCAGTCCGCCACCAGCCGCCGGCAGAGACACCGGGGCGTCAGTATCCATTCCGCCTGAATACTGGCCGCATTCGTGACCAATGGCATACCATGACCCGCACCGCGCGCTCTCCGCGCCTGTCCGGGCATCTCGCGGAGCCTTTTGCCGAAATTCATCCGGCCGATGCGGATAATCTAGGGATACGGCCTGCGGACCTGCTGCGGCTGCACAGCCCGCACGGCCAGGCGATCCTGCGCGCGCGCATTACGACCGATGTGCAGCCGGGAGACCTGTTCGTGCCGATCCACTGGACTGGTGAAACGGCGCCCTCGGCGTGCATCGGTACACTGGTGTCTGCCAGTACCGACCCGGTATCAGGGCAGCCGGAAAGCAAAGCCAGCGTGGTTGCCGCGGAACGCGTGCAGGCCGCTTGGTTCGGCTTTGCGGTCTCTAGCCGGCCAATGGCTCCGCAGGCGGATTACTGGGCGCAGTCGCGAACTGCAGCAGGGTACCGGGCCGAACTGGCCGGCCTTTCCCAAATCCGCGACCTGGAGGCCGCCGCACGCGGTATGTTCGGCATGGCTGACGCCAAACTGCAAATGATGACCGACAGCCGTCGAGGGATTTCGCGATTGGCGTTTCTTGAGGACGGAAAGCTGCAAGCTGCCCTGTTCCTTTCCCCGGAACCCGTTGCCGTGATGCGCGACTACCTTTCCGGGCTGCCCGGAAAAAGTGCGCCCTGGGTTTTGACCGGCCGTGTACCGGCAGAAAAATCGGACCCAGGCCCGACGCTGTGCGCTTGCTTCAATGTCGGGGTGAATACGATACTTGATGCGATCGAAAGCGATGGCTTGATGAGTGTGGAGCAGATTGGTGCCGCGCTCAATGCCGGAACAAACTGCGGGTCCTGCCGCCCGGAAATCGCCTCGCTGCTGGAAAATTTCCCAACCCGGCAAGCGGCTGAGTAA
- a CDS encoding winged helix DNA-binding protein has product MDNKVDPTPLTCQAAEPAADRLHRLELAVQCADEGLTRWQAECFAQVSNLPLAGAEITLLLLIGNGGQSKTIKELARSTNRVDIPNIQYSLRKLAAAGLTRKQGAGRSGVTYSLTDDGCRVAERMQAKRERLLERVLAGRPGLAGQLDSAADALEQLSELYESALREADTQRQL; this is encoded by the coding sequence TTGGATAATAAAGTCGATCCCACCCCGTTAACCTGCCAGGCCGCTGAACCGGCTGCCGATCGGCTGCACCGGCTGGAACTGGCGGTGCAGTGTGCTGACGAAGGCCTGACCCGGTGGCAGGCTGAGTGCTTTGCACAAGTGAGCAACCTGCCGCTGGCAGGGGCTGAGATCACCTTGCTGCTGCTGATTGGCAACGGCGGGCAGTCGAAAACAATCAAGGAACTGGCCCGATCCACCAATCGGGTTGATATTCCCAATATCCAGTATTCACTGCGAAAGCTGGCAGCCGCCGGGCTGACTCGCAAGCAGGGAGCCGGCCGCTCCGGCGTCACCTATAGCCTGACTGACGACGGCTGCCGGGTGGCCGAGAGGATGCAAGCCAAACGGGAGCGCCTTCTGGAGCGGGTGCTGGCTGGGCGTCCGGGACTGGCTGGGCAGCTAGACAGTGCGGCCGACGCACTGGAACAGCTGAGCGAACTTTATGAATCTGCGTTGCGCGAAGCAGACACGCAGCGCCAGCTCTGA